In [Leptolyngbya] sp. PCC 7376, a genomic segment contains:
- a CDS encoding phycoerythrobilin:ferredoxin oxidoreductase, which translates to MSIYQPFLDYAEKVMGDRLPDLEPYPIPEGFDRNEATVGKGKREAHVVTTSHGFRTEKLRQIRAAHVEGGMACQVLNFVIFPDLKYDLPFFGADLVTLPGGPLIAIDMQPLFHTDEYRARYSDPVMPIFEKYQEDLPWGGDFPEEAKAYFSPAFLWTRPTAPDAVETHVFGAFKDYLNAYLDLVEAAEPVTDRPSLEKIKEAQLSYVNYRAEKDPARGMLTRFYGAEWTEEYIHGFLFDLERKLAIAA; encoded by the coding sequence ATGTCTATTTATCAGCCTTTTCTTGATTATGCGGAAAAAGTGATGGGCGATCGCCTGCCAGATTTAGAGCCTTATCCGATTCCAGAAGGGTTTGATCGTAATGAAGCAACGGTGGGAAAAGGAAAACGGGAAGCCCATGTGGTCACCACGAGCCATGGTTTTCGCACCGAGAAATTACGGCAAATTCGAGCGGCTCACGTTGAAGGTGGCATGGCTTGTCAGGTCTTGAATTTCGTGATTTTTCCTGACCTCAAGTATGATTTACCCTTTTTTGGCGCGGATTTGGTGACCTTACCTGGTGGTCCACTGATTGCAATTGATATGCAGCCACTCTTTCACACAGATGAGTATCGCGCCCGTTATAGCGATCCAGTAATGCCCATCTTCGAAAAATACCAAGAGGATTTGCCTTGGGGTGGCGATTTCCCGGAGGAAGCAAAGGCGTATTTTTCTCCCGCATTTCTCTGGACAAGACCGACCGCTCCCGATGCGGTAGAGACTCATGTATTTGGGGCATTCAAAGATTATCTCAATGCTTATCTTGATTTGGTTGAGGCAGCCGAACCTGTTACTGATCGACCGTCATTAGAAAAAATCAAAGAGGCACAACTCAGTTACGTAAATTATCGAGCAGAGAAGGATCCAGCACGGGGAATGTTGACTAGATTCTATGGTGCTGAGTGGACGGAAGAATATATCCACGGCTTTTTGTTTGACCTCGAAAGAAAGTTGGCGATCGCCGCCTAG
- a CDS encoding 15,16-dihydrobiliverdin:ferredoxin oxidoreductase, which yields MFQPFLRHLEQELFSRFELKSRPIDPELEFQMSKRGKNPAMIESWCYQSPELRKIRYTYINAGKMAQIFNSVLYPSYGYDMPLLGIDFLAFGQKKILVVLDFQPLFRDEGYMEKYIEPVKAIRDRYDELAQDLPMRFYDAAQYFSPYLLFAKTDADTVVNSLLPAFKEYLDLYCTMLKNLKPTDDPERIAKITQAHKDYDQYSADRDPAAGLFNSYFGHEWSEQFLHEFLFEESTPSESAKAEIETDSASESESEQTANV from the coding sequence ATGTTTCAGCCTTTTCTTAGACATTTAGAGCAAGAGTTATTTAGCCGCTTCGAGCTAAAGAGTCGTCCAATTGACCCTGAACTCGAGTTTCAGATGAGCAAGCGCGGCAAAAATCCAGCGATGATCGAAAGTTGGTGTTATCAGTCGCCGGAGCTTCGCAAGATTCGCTACACATATATCAACGCAGGTAAGATGGCACAGATCTTTAATAGTGTGCTTTATCCTTCCTATGGTTACGATATGCCGTTGCTTGGGATTGATTTTCTTGCGTTTGGTCAAAAGAAAATTTTAGTGGTGCTCGACTTCCAGCCTCTCTTTCGAGATGAAGGTTATATGGAGAAGTACATTGAGCCCGTTAAGGCAATTCGCGATCGCTATGACGAGTTGGCGCAGGATTTACCGATGCGTTTCTATGATGCGGCACAATATTTTTCTCCTTATCTACTTTTTGCGAAGACAGATGCGGATACGGTAGTGAACAGTTTATTGCCCGCATTTAAAGAGTATTTAGATCTGTATTGCACCATGCTGAAGAATCTGAAGCCCACAGATGATCCAGAGCGGATTGCCAAAATCACTCAGGCGCACAAAGATTATGACCAGTACAGTGCGGATCGAGATCCAGCAGCTGGTTTGTTTAATAGCTATTTCGGACATGAGTGGTCTGAGCAATTTTTACATGAGTTTTTGTTTGAAGAGTCCACTCCATCAGAGTCGGCAAAGGCAGAAATTGAGACGGATTCAGCATCAGAGTCAGAGTCAGAACAAACAGCTAATGTTTAA